The proteins below are encoded in one region of Telopea speciosissima isolate NSW1024214 ecotype Mountain lineage chromosome 10, Tspe_v1, whole genome shotgun sequence:
- the LOC122642360 gene encoding phenylacetaldehyde reductase-like, which yields MDYFCLFNDVWHLYVFLGSIMDELIGPALKGTLNVLGSCAKAPSVKRVVVTSSVAAVAYNRKPRTPDVVVDETWFSDPEFCKEIETVGWYIVSKTLAEEAAWKFAKEKGMDMITINPFMVIGPLLQPTLNASTGLILKLINGAQVLPNETFGWVNVKDVANAHIQAFEIPSANGRYVLAERVAHYSEIVKTLQELYPTLHLPEK from the exons ATGGACTATTTTTGCCTGTTTAATGATGTTTGGCATCTCTATGTCTTCCTTGGCTCCATAATG GACGAATTAATTGGTCCAGCATTGAAGGGGACACTTAATGTTCTTGGGTCCTGTGCAAAAGCTCCGTCTGTTAAAAGAGTGGTTGTAACATCCTCTGTAGCTGCAGTTGCATACAATAGAAAACCTCGAACTCCAGATGTGGTAGTTGATGAGACTTGGTTTTCAGATCCAGAGTTTTGCAAAGAGATTGAG ACCGTCGGTTGGTATATAGTTTCGAAGACATTGGCTGAGGAGGCTGCATGGAAATTTGCAAAAGAGAAAGGGATGGACATGATTACAATAAATCCATTCATGGTGATTGGTCCTCTTTTACAGCCAACACTAAATGCATCTACAGGATTAATTCTGAAATTAATAAATG GAGCACAAGTATTACCCAATGAAACATTTGGATGGGTTAATGTTAAAGATGTTGCAAATGCACATATTCAGGCATTTGAGATTCCTTCAGCCAATGGAAGATATGTTTTAGCTGAGAGAGTTGCTCATTATTCAGAGATTGTGAAAACTTTGCAAGAACTTTATCCAACTTTGCACCTTCCCGAAAAGTAA
- the LOC122642359 gene encoding phenylacetaldehyde reductase-like: MESETMSGTGKTVCVTGASGYIASWLVKLLLARGYTVKASVRDPNDTKKTAHLLALDGAKERLHLFKANLMDEGSFDSLVDGCEGVFHTASPVNFVDKNPQVHFHYILEIVSTAI, from the exons ATGGAATCAGAGACAATGAGCGGTACTGGGAAGACGGTGTGTGTCACAGGTGCTTCAGGGTACATTGCCTCATGGCTGGTGAAGCTTCTGCTCGCAAGAGGATACACTGTTAAAGCTTCTGTTCGTGACCCAA ATGATACAAAGAAGACTGCACATTTACTTGCTCTTGATGGGGCAAAGGAAAGACTTCATTTATTCAAAGCAAACCTAATGGATGAAGGATCGTTTGATTCTTTAGTGGATGGATGTGAAGGTGTTTTCCATACAGCATCTCCAGTTAATTTCGTAGACAAGAATCCACAGGTTCATTTCCATTACATCCTTGAGATAGTTTCAACTGCTATTTAG